One window of the Kiritimatiellales bacterium genome contains the following:
- a CDS encoding sulfatase-like hydrolase/transferase: MKNHSRREFLRNMGVASAGTVLLPKFLQAAPSGNRINLLFIMCDQLRFDALSCMDGKVVETPNFDRLAAGGVRFEKAYTQCPISAPARSTLLSGRSIYNHKVINNKQAEKPDPAGNIFPMKTFDEILAEQGYRCEYHGKWHAPAYRAGCYESFHHRIAAGNPMRDPGYDAHLKNSGALDRLLGAGELKLNKTTIYRPNPFDHYYGLSQAELDVTERTHKQADLHGELLIPAELSATAYKADLTIDTLREFAGAPFSITCSFNKPHPSLLPTAPYYGMYPPDEMAMPVSISDLMENSPYPTETGSTNKYRDPGNVKYMISEYYGLVKELDDWLGKILDVLQEKGIEENTLVIFTSDHGEMLSAHGRHGKEVFYEESVHVPLMMRLPGIIPAGTVVTSPVSQIDLFATILDYLGAGIHESDGASLRPLIEKGAAEPRMIFAEWANDDVPGFMAFDGRWKFLFGRTPEASSLDALYDLKTDPHEMNNLLGSNPDWKKHFPQAEAMKKQLIAWLDRVRSPYLEQVRKRKVNGASAGAVRVSL, from the coding sequence ATGAAAAATCACAGTCGCCGTGAATTTCTCCGGAATATGGGCGTTGCTTCTGCCGGCACAGTTTTGCTGCCGAAATTTCTGCAGGCCGCTCCATCCGGCAACCGTATCAATCTGCTTTTTATTATGTGCGACCAGCTTCGTTTTGACGCACTGAGCTGCATGGACGGTAAGGTGGTTGAAACTCCGAATTTTGACCGGCTCGCTGCCGGCGGTGTGCGTTTTGAAAAGGCGTACACGCAGTGTCCGATCAGTGCGCCGGCGCGTTCAACGCTTCTTTCCGGCCGTTCGATTTACAATCACAAAGTGATCAACAACAAGCAGGCGGAGAAGCCGGACCCGGCCGGCAATATTTTCCCGATGAAGACGTTTGATGAGATTCTGGCAGAGCAGGGATACCGGTGCGAATATCACGGGAAATGGCATGCGCCGGCATATCGCGCCGGATGTTACGAGAGTTTCCATCATCGCATCGCCGCCGGTAATCCGATGCGCGACCCGGGATATGACGCACACCTGAAAAACTCCGGAGCGCTTGACCGTCTGCTCGGCGCCGGCGAACTCAAACTTAATAAAACCACAATTTACCGCCCGAATCCGTTCGATCATTATTACGGGCTTTCGCAGGCGGAACTTGATGTGACGGAGAGAACACATAAACAGGCAGACCTGCACGGCGAACTGCTGATTCCGGCAGAACTGTCCGCAACGGCATATAAAGCCGATCTGACAATTGATACGCTCCGCGAGTTTGCCGGCGCGCCGTTTTCGATTACCTGTTCCTTTAATAAACCGCATCCTTCGCTGCTTCCGACCGCGCCGTATTACGGAATGTATCCGCCGGACGAAATGGCGATGCCGGTGAGCATCAGCGATCTGATGGAGAATTCTCCATACCCAACGGAAACCGGTTCAACGAATAAATACCGTGATCCGGGAAATGTGAAATACATGATTTCCGAATACTACGGACTTGTTAAAGAACTCGACGACTGGCTCGGTAAAATTCTCGATGTGCTTCAGGAAAAGGGCATTGAAGAAAATACGCTCGTCATTTTTACCAGCGACCACGGCGAAATGCTCAGTGCGCACGGACGGCACGGAAAAGAGGTTTTTTATGAAGAGTCGGTGCATGTGCCGCTGATGATGCGGCTGCCGGGAATTATTCCGGCAGGAACGGTGGTGACCTCGCCGGTTTCGCAGATCGACCTGTTTGCGACAATTCTTGATTATCTTGGCGCTGGCATACACGAATCCGACGGCGCCAGCCTGCGGCCGCTGATTGAAAAAGGAGCCGCTGAGCCGCGCATGATTTTTGCTGAGTGGGCGAACGATGATGTTCCCGGTTTTATGGCGTTTGATGGACGGTGGAAATTTCTTTTCGGACGGACGCCGGAAGCCTCATCGCTCGACGCGCTGTATGATCTGAAAACCGATCCGCACGAAATGAATAATCTGCTCGGCTCGAATCCCGACTGGAAAAAACATTTTCCTCAAGCTGAGGCAATGAAAAAACAGTTGATTGCATGGCTTGATCGTGTTCGTTCGCCGTATCTCGAACAAGTGCGCAAACGGAAGGTCAATGGCGCATCAGCAGGGGCGGTGAGGGTTTCCTTATAA
- a CDS encoding sulfatase produces MQWSDWTAFRCLLNRNFESKENYMISQMNTRRNICAASAMFAPLIDLSATAVAPNFIFFITDDISPEHLSCYGGPVQMPNLERLAASGMLFQNAYVTTSSCSPSRCSILTSRYPHNTGAPELHMNLPGDQQKFPAMLRQNGYYSVLNGKNHMSPKGKAALEILGDAFDEIMEGAGPGGEEEWIDVLRNRPKNKPFFFWFASHDAHRNWQFNDKAPLFQPEDIEIPSYLFDGQETRKDFAGHYHEIARTDYYLGELLDELERQKIADNTYVIYCSDNGKPFPRCKTCLYDTGVKVPLIMAGPGIQAGTVSSSLVSTIDIGPTILELTNVLSPKEFQGVSFVPVLKDPSVSVRDYIFAEHNWHINPANERMVRYQNWVYIRNYRVEEQSLCATHFPAGKELWNAELRGELTPEQRNVFLKPRPLEELYCVDSDPCQFVNLIESPECASILNELRGVMDAWREATGDTVPENPTSSIGKINAQLRGEIPGESKNAAYILNPGPIKKQKL; encoded by the coding sequence ATGCAATGGTCGGACTGGACAGCATTTCGCTGTTTGTTGAACCGTAATTTTGAAAGCAAGGAAAACTATATGATTTCACAAATGAATACCCGTCGCAATATATGTGCTGCTTCAGCAATGTTTGCACCGCTGATTGATTTGTCTGCGACGGCGGTTGCGCCGAATTTTATCTTTTTTATTACAGATGACATTTCTCCTGAGCATCTCAGTTGTTATGGCGGGCCGGTTCAAATGCCGAATCTGGAACGGCTGGCAGCATCGGGAATGCTTTTTCAGAATGCGTATGTGACAACCAGCAGTTGCAGCCCAAGCCGTTGCAGTATTCTTACCAGTCGTTATCCGCACAATACCGGTGCGCCGGAACTGCATATGAATTTGCCCGGCGACCAACAGAAGTTTCCGGCAATGCTTCGACAAAACGGATATTACTCTGTGCTGAACGGGAAAAACCATATGTCACCCAAAGGAAAAGCAGCGCTTGAAATCCTGGGAGATGCGTTTGACGAAATTATGGAAGGCGCAGGTCCCGGCGGAGAGGAAGAATGGATTGATGTTCTTCGAAACCGGCCGAAAAATAAACCATTCTTCTTCTGGTTCGCTTCCCATGATGCGCATCGTAACTGGCAGTTCAACGACAAAGCCCCGCTTTTTCAACCGGAAGACATAGAGATTCCTTCCTATCTGTTCGATGGTCAGGAAACCCGGAAAGATTTTGCCGGCCATTACCATGAAATTGCCCGGACAGACTATTATTTAGGGGAGCTGCTGGATGAATTGGAACGGCAAAAGATAGCTGATAACACCTATGTTATTTATTGCAGTGACAATGGTAAACCGTTTCCGCGTTGTAAAACCTGTCTTTACGATACAGGCGTCAAGGTGCCGTTGATTATGGCAGGACCTGGCATTCAGGCAGGAACAGTTTCCTCTTCCTTGGTCAGTACCATTGATATCGGCCCAACCATTTTAGAATTAACGAATGTTCTTTCTCCCAAAGAATTTCAGGGAGTCAGTTTTGTGCCGGTTTTGAAAGATCCGTCTGTTTCGGTGCGTGATTATATTTTCGCCGAACACAATTGGCATATCAATCCCGCCAATGAACGCATGGTGCGATACCAAAACTGGGTGTATATCCGCAATTATCGCGTTGAAGAACAGAGCCTTTGCGCTACGCATTTTCCGGCCGGGAAAGAGCTGTGGAATGCAGAACTCCGTGGTGAGCTTACGCCGGAACAGCGGAACGTATTTTTAAAACCGCGGCCGCTTGAAGAACTGTACTGTGTGGACAGTGATCCCTGTCAGTTTGTCAATCTTATTGAATCTCCCGAATGCGCATCCATCTTGAATGAGCTTCGGGGTGTGATGGATGCCTGGCGGGAAGCCACAGGTGATACCGTGCCGGAAAATCCGACATCAAGTATTGGGAAAATTAACGCGCAATTGCGTGGAGAGATACCCGGAGAATCGAAAAATGCAGCGTATATCTTAAACCCTGGCCCAATTAAAAAACAAAAATTGTAG
- a CDS encoding LacI family DNA-binding transcriptional regulator codes for MTIQNVAKKAGVSTATVSRMINETTFVNAETKERILTAMKAVGYDPARRKRRKAPVFQSPLKHQNTAMIWVGGDDAQLTHTGQNMMQGITEALREMGASLTVDHLDSSGYIPRALMAGKLDGIFINGPAPSPAICDQLKKFPTVWLLQTGSVDFGDRVQPDHTFAGELAYGYLVNKGCRNLCCMSYAATPGHFQYWKSRTDSFVSHAAQNGIPCSLLDLPEPDNPESRQSDLAAAAANLVNSLIRLHKKPDGLFVANNLGVYVHNELSRHSVIPMKDLFMVAGDTMVCTQHMSPDPVKIRIFSKQIGQMAVEALLLRIRKPNMPNITHLIKPELVIP; via the coding sequence ATGACAATTCAGAACGTTGCAAAGAAAGCGGGCGTATCCACCGCTACCGTTTCGCGAATGATTAATGAAACCACATTTGTTAATGCTGAAACAAAAGAGAGAATTCTGACTGCAATGAAAGCAGTTGGATATGATCCCGCTCGCCGGAAACGCCGGAAAGCGCCGGTATTCCAATCACCGTTAAAACACCAGAATACTGCAATGATCTGGGTCGGCGGCGACGACGCCCAGTTAACCCACACCGGCCAGAACATGATGCAAGGCATCACAGAAGCTCTGCGGGAAATGGGTGCCAGTCTGACAGTCGATCATCTTGATTCAAGCGGATATATTCCACGGGCATTAATGGCTGGAAAACTTGATGGGATATTTATTAACGGTCCGGCACCGTCCCCTGCAATCTGTGACCAATTGAAAAAATTTCCGACCGTATGGTTGCTTCAAACAGGCTCAGTCGATTTCGGGGACCGCGTACAACCGGACCATACCTTTGCTGGCGAACTTGCATACGGATATCTGGTTAATAAAGGCTGCCGGAATCTGTGCTGCATGAGTTATGCAGCAACACCTGGTCATTTCCAATATTGGAAATCCCGCACCGACAGCTTTGTCAGTCATGCCGCTCAAAACGGAATTCCCTGCAGTTTGCTTGACCTGCCGGAGCCGGATAATCCGGAAAGCAGACAATCCGACCTGGCCGCTGCCGCCGCAAATTTAGTTAATTCGCTCATTCGCCTTCATAAAAAACCGGATGGACTATTTGTAGCAAATAATCTTGGTGTTTACGTTCATAACGAATTAAGCCGGCACAGTGTTATCCCAATGAAAGATTTGTTCATGGTTGCCGGAGATACAATGGTTTGTACCCAGCACATGAGCCCGGATCCGGTTAAAATCAGAATTTTTAGCAAACAGATCGGACAGATGGCAGTGGAAGCGCTACTCCTTCGCATCAGAAAGCCGAACATGCCGAATATTACGCATCTTATAAAGCCGGAGTTAGTTATTCCTTAA
- a CDS encoding alpha/beta hydrolase-fold protein: MVKNIKSILPALMLIAPALYSANNMVSNLRAEVRPGQVFLFWDEQPSPAGTTFSVFMHNEPIDEHNFSGAQQIGHHIEPSSACDWWQDPASFDSGAAPDRTHGYVINGRELNPAGGLFVHTVLPDDPPEMFFAVLPAQSTGAVPGVNSLKIPVTAAVELPQPLLLSTNVPAQGSARGKSLTLTLHGRGGGTDVNRSANFIIFGDARQGWREGLARKFIVESTDDGILITPFDRTWIGRPLLFSSDKRDHVPAINTWWYGCNNLIYDADRVKDGITVNYTEEYLLYLVRWAQEYFETDPARTYLQGGSMGGSGAISVGFHHPDVFATIFSFVPVTSYTTRSAPDGRSNLWRLDGLCGFPCDETVMTHEGIPLMERMNSEKIALEFSGDLPFLVLYNGRRDGSIPWINNPPFYAAMNQGRRAFACYWNNQSHSMRQSGTVPADIENFYSSQPEITLQNSFPAFSNFSANRNPGNGDKNDGDIEGWINRGIYWSDVEETGDLWNICLSISGDFLPPVCTADMTLRRLTQFRISPFETVLVNDVFVQADMNGILTIPNIRLSSVESIRISVCRIKE, from the coding sequence ATGGTGAAAAATATAAAATCTATTCTGCCGGCGCTTATGTTGATCGCGCCGGCGCTTTATTCCGCGAACAATATGGTTTCGAATTTGCGCGCCGAAGTTCGTCCCGGTCAGGTGTTCCTTTTCTGGGATGAACAGCCGTCGCCGGCGGGCACAACGTTCAGCGTGTTTATGCACAATGAGCCGATTGATGAACATAATTTTTCCGGCGCGCAACAGATCGGACATCATATCGAACCGTCCAGCGCGTGCGACTGGTGGCAGGATCCGGCGTCGTTTGATTCCGGCGCCGCGCCGGACCGGACGCATGGATATGTTATCAACGGACGCGAATTAAATCCTGCCGGCGGACTGTTTGTTCACACCGTTCTGCCTGATGATCCGCCGGAAATGTTTTTTGCGGTGCTACCGGCGCAGAGCACCGGTGCGGTTCCCGGTGTAAACTCATTGAAAATTCCCGTGACAGCGGCGGTTGAACTGCCGCAGCCGCTTCTGCTTTCAACCAATGTTCCGGCGCAAGGCAGTGCGCGCGGTAAAAGTTTGACGTTGACGCTGCACGGTCGCGGCGGTGGAACGGATGTAAACCGGAGTGCAAATTTTATTATTTTCGGTGATGCGCGGCAGGGCTGGCGCGAAGGTCTCGCGCGCAAATTTATTGTCGAAAGCACCGACGACGGAATTTTAATTACGCCGTTTGACCGTACGTGGATCGGGCGTCCGCTGCTTTTTTCTTCGGACAAACGCGATCATGTTCCGGCGATTAATACGTGGTGGTACGGTTGCAATAATCTGATTTACGATGCGGATCGCGTGAAAGACGGCATCACGGTGAACTACACCGAAGAATATTTGCTGTATCTGGTTCGCTGGGCGCAGGAATATTTCGAAACTGATCCGGCGCGCACATATCTTCAGGGCGGCTCAATGGGCGGTTCCGGCGCAATTTCTGTCGGATTCCACCATCCCGATGTTTTCGCCACAATATTCAGTTTCGTTCCGGTGACATCCTATACAACCCGCTCGGCGCCGGACGGCAGAAGTAATTTATGGCGGCTGGACGGACTTTGCGGATTTCCCTGCGATGAAACGGTGATGACTCACGAAGGAATTCCGTTGATGGAGCGGATGAACAGCGAAAAAATTGCGCTGGAATTTTCCGGCGATCTCCCGTTTCTGGTTCTGTATAACGGCCGGCGCGACGGTTCAATTCCGTGGATCAATAATCCGCCGTTTTACGCTGCGATGAATCAAGGCCGACGCGCGTTTGCCTGCTATTGGAATAATCAGTCGCACAGCATGAGGCAATCAGGAACCGTTCCCGCTGACATTGAAAACTTCTACTCCTCTCAACCGGAAATTACATTGCAGAACAGTTTTCCGGCGTTTAGCAATTTTTCGGCGAATCGCAATCCCGGCAACGGCGACAAAAATGACGGCGATATCGAAGGCTGGATAAACCGCGGCATTTACTGGTCGGATGTTGAAGAAACCGGTGACTTATGGAACATTTGTTTATCCATTTCCGGCGATTTCCTTCCACCGGTTTGCACGGCTGATATGACCCTTCGCCGGTTAACGCAATTTCGCATTTCTCCATTTGAGACCGTTCTAGTAAATGATGTTTTCGTTCAGGCGGATATGAACGGGATATTAACGATTCCGAATATTCGGCTCTCTTCTGTCGAAAGTATCCGAATTTCAGTTTGTCGAATTAAGGAATAA
- a CDS encoding sulfatase: MKTGMLIAATGFAASLYAESTAQKPNVLFIAVDDLCTWIHEPGTDMEVIAPNFKRLMSEGVYFSNAHCASPSCHPSRVAIMTGVSPLKSGITQNPGKNITRPSWRFSPVLEDAVTIPEFFKSQGYSVKGGGKIFHGVQYDAEDELDPADWDEFFPSKTQQIPHQPVPPFDYFAKNKSEGRPAGHFDWTPLKISDEEMSDYKVVDWALNELRQEKAAPFFLAVGFFRPHVPFQVPEKYYELYPDEKISLPVLYPDDAVPAPAVITDQIIGKWGFDEYHWALKTGNLKNALRGYLAGVTFFDTMLGRLLDGLRESQFADNTIIVLWGDNGYHLAEKERFEKFTLWKEATRIPFFIKAPETVAGKTCTKAVSLLDVYPTLVQLTGAAPVAGIDGESLVPWLKNPDLYKQTPAVIAGPEPGSWAAVSEQYRYIHYFNGTEELYDISVDPAEFYNLADQEKLFYVKEYFKNTVPRQIPAFILPKNARPNG; encoded by the coding sequence ATGAAAACAGGAATGTTGATTGCGGCGACCGGTTTTGCGGCATCATTGTATGCGGAAAGCACCGCGCAGAAACCGAATGTTCTTTTCATCGCGGTGGATGATCTTTGCACCTGGATTCACGAGCCGGGCACGGACATGGAGGTGATTGCGCCGAACTTTAAACGGCTGATGAGCGAGGGCGTTTATTTTTCGAATGCACATTGCGCTTCGCCGAGCTGTCATCCTTCGCGCGTCGCCATCATGACCGGCGTCAGTCCGCTGAAAAGCGGCATCACGCAGAATCCGGGCAAAAATATCACGCGCCCGTCCTGGCGGTTTTCGCCGGTATTGGAAGATGCGGTGACCATCCCGGAATTTTTTAAATCGCAGGGTTACAGCGTAAAAGGCGGCGGAAAAATTTTTCACGGTGTGCAGTATGACGCAGAAGACGAACTCGATCCGGCAGACTGGGACGAATTTTTTCCAAGTAAAACGCAGCAGATTCCTCATCAGCCGGTGCCGCCGTTCGATTATTTTGCAAAAAATAAAAGTGAGGGACGTCCTGCCGGACATTTTGACTGGACGCCGTTGAAAATTTCCGACGAAGAAATGTCCGATTATAAAGTGGTCGACTGGGCGCTGAACGAATTGCGGCAGGAAAAAGCCGCACCATTTTTTTTAGCTGTCGGATTTTTCCGCCCGCACGTTCCGTTTCAGGTGCCGGAAAAATATTATGAACTGTATCCCGATGAAAAAATTTCATTGCCGGTGTTATACCCGGACGACGCAGTTCCGGCGCCGGCGGTGATCACCGATCAGATTATCGGAAAATGGGGTTTTGATGAATATCACTGGGCGCTAAAAACCGGCAATTTGAAAAATGCGCTGCGCGGCTATCTTGCCGGCGTTACATTTTTCGACACAATGCTGGGGCGGCTGTTAGACGGATTGCGTGAAAGTCAGTTTGCCGATAATACAATCATTGTGCTGTGGGGCGACAACGGTTATCACCTCGCCGAAAAAGAACGCTTCGAAAAATTCACATTGTGGAAAGAAGCCACGCGGATTCCGTTTTTCATCAAAGCGCCGGAAACCGTCGCCGGAAAAACCTGCACAAAAGCCGTCAGCCTGCTGGATGTTTATCCGACGCTGGTTCAGTTAACCGGTGCCGCGCCGGTTGCGGGAATCGACGGTGAAAGCCTTGTCCCGTGGCTGAAAAATCCGGATTTATATAAACAGACTCCGGCGGTGATCGCCGGGCCGGAGCCGGGCAGCTGGGCTGCGGTTTCGGAACAGTACCGTTACATCCATTATTTTAACGGAACGGAGGAATTGTATGACATCTCCGTTGATCCGGCAGAGTTTTATAATCTCGCGGATCAGGAAAAGCTGTTTTATGTGAAAGAGTATTTTAAAAATACTGTTCCGCGCCAGATTCCGGCGTTTATTCTGCCCAAAAACGCCCGCCCGAATGGATAA
- a CDS encoding arylsulfatase: MKTVETRRWLSLAASGAMVSSFAGTQKPNVVFILSDDQGYGDFECYGNPYLKTPHLNRLHDESIRIPAFYTAPVCAPTRASLMTSRYNYRTSVWDTWQGGLNMRDDELTVAEVLKENGYKTALFGKWHLGYNCPFRPEDQGFDEVLLWDMFHRAEKNRHNPVMIYNGELVGEAGYEEDVVFNYAIDFLQKNKISGQPFFMVVASTLPHTWVDYQVPEEYVERFAPYREISRFNAEILAMVEKLDENVGRLLETLDSTGLTENTIVIFTSDNGPEFDPQQRRYNVGLRGRKGTTYEGGIKVPCFIRWPGVLPAGKDIQQVGTILDFMPTVLDMCGIPFNAEHPADGISLWPYISGEKTEPVSRSFCGQFYRPAVPAMWENCYVRSGDYKLVNGTELFNIAADPFELNDLAESLPQKKAELRQQYEHWFADVTKNTVQDGEFVIHPIIVGDGRQRLVNLRYSDKSPKHGWPMTVASPGPYKVTVNLMQNELFDDTSVFCIQFGDQVHKKKILPNSGALVFDNVMIAPGEYEMQTFVEGTFISRIFRTNPDIGHRNIHIEPMH, from the coding sequence ATGAAAACGGTTGAAACAAGACGATGGCTGTCACTCGCCGCATCCGGCGCGATGGTTTCTTCTTTTGCCGGAACGCAAAAACCGAATGTGGTTTTTATTCTTTCGGACGATCAGGGCTACGGTGATTTTGAGTGTTACGGCAATCCGTATCTGAAAACGCCGCATCTGAACCGTCTCCACGATGAAAGCATCCGGATTCCGGCGTTTTATACTGCGCCGGTTTGTGCACCGACACGTGCGTCGTTAATGACATCGCGTTATAATTACCGCACGTCGGTCTGGGACACATGGCAGGGCGGGCTCAATATGCGCGACGATGAGCTGACGGTTGCCGAAGTGTTGAAAGAAAACGGTTATAAAACGGCGCTCTTCGGCAAATGGCATCTGGGGTATAACTGTCCGTTCCGTCCGGAAGATCAGGGTTTTGATGAAGTGCTGCTGTGGGATATGTTTCACCGCGCTGAAAAAAACCGGCACAATCCGGTGATGATTTATAACGGCGAACTGGTTGGAGAAGCCGGTTACGAAGAAGACGTCGTGTTTAATTACGCTATCGATTTTCTGCAGAAGAACAAAATTTCCGGTCAGCCGTTTTTCATGGTTGTTGCCAGCACGCTGCCGCACACGTGGGTGGATTATCAGGTGCCGGAGGAATACGTTGAACGGTTTGCGCCGTATCGTGAAATCAGCCGGTTTAATGCCGAAATTCTGGCGATGGTGGAAAAGCTGGATGAAAACGTCGGGCGGCTGCTGGAGACGCTTGATTCAACCGGACTGACTGAAAACACGATTGTTATTTTCACCTCGGATAACGGACCGGAGTTTGATCCGCAGCAGCGCCGGTATAATGTTGGACTGCGCGGGCGCAAAGGAACAACGTATGAGGGCGGAATAAAAGTTCCGTGTTTTATCCGCTGGCCGGGCGTTCTGCCTGCCGGAAAAGATATTCAGCAGGTCGGAACAATTCTTGATTTTATGCCGACGGTTCTTGATATGTGCGGCATTCCGTTTAATGCGGAGCATCCGGCGGACGGAATCAGTTTGTGGCCGTACATTTCCGGTGAAAAAACAGAGCCGGTTTCCCGCTCGTTCTGCGGTCAGTTTTACCGTCCGGCAGTTCCGGCGATGTGGGAAAACTGTTACGTCCGTTCCGGCGATTATAAACTGGTGAACGGAACGGAGCTGTTCAACATTGCCGCCGATCCGTTTGAATTAAATGATCTGGCGGAAAGCCTGCCGCAGAAAAAAGCTGAACTGCGGCAGCAGTATGAACACTGGTTTGCGGATGTCACAAAAAACACGGTGCAGGACGGCGAGTTTGTGATTCATCCGATTATCGTTGGCGACGGACGGCAGCGGCTGGTCAATTTGCGCTACAGCGATAAAAGCCCAAAACACGGCTGGCCGATGACGGTGGCATCGCCGGGGCCGTATAAGGTCACCGTAAATCTGATGCAGAATGAACTGTTTGATGACACATCGGTCTTTTGCATTCAGTTCGGCGATCAGGTTCACAAAAAGAAAATTCTGCCGAATTCCGGTGCGCTGGTTTTTGACAATGTGATGATTGCGCCCGGCGAATATGAAATGCAGACCTTTGTTGAAGGCACATTTATTTCCAGAATATTCAGAACCAATCCCGACATCGGGCACCGGAATATTCATATTGAACCGATGCACTGA